The bacterium genome includes the window TCATATAAAAATCCAGTATCTTCTGTTGCTTTAAGCGAACAGGTATAAATAAATCCATTGTCTATACAATATATTTTCTTATTTGAAGTTATCATTTGTTTTAATTTGAAAGAAAATTTGTTAACTCTGAAAATCAAAAAACCTTCCTCAAGGTAATCAATGTATCTCTCAATAGTATGAACACTTCTTGCACCAGTTATTTTTGATAATGTATTGTATGAAAATTCTTTGCCTGTGTTTGATATGAGATAAATAGCAAGGTTTTCTATAACATCTGGTTTTCTTATTCTGTATCTTTTTACTATATCTTTGTAAATCAATGAATTAAAAAGCATACTCAAATAATCCTTAAAATCAATTTTTTTAATATGTGGTTCAGGAAATCCACCAAAATTTATATACTGAATTAATTTACTTTTTATTTCACTCGTCGTAAGTTCTTTTCCCTCAATCCTTAAAAATTCCTGAAATGAAAATGGAAAAACAAACACTGAAATATGTCTTCCTGTTAAATGTGTGGAAAGGTCTCTACCCAAAAGTTTTGAATTACTTCCTGTAAGAATAATGTTAAATCCTTCTCTCTGTAATCTATTAACAAATATTTCCCAATTTCCAATGTTCTGTATTTCATCAAAAAAAAGTATCTTTGGCTTTCTGTAAACAATTTTTAAAGCATTTATCAGGTCATCATAATTCTTAATGTTGATTATTCTTTCATCCTCAAAGTTAATGTATCCAAAATCGCCTTTTTCTTTTAAAAAATGTATGCCAAAAAATGATTTGCCAGCCCTCCTCGGTCCAATTATAACCTTAATTAAATCATTTTCAAACTTCCTTTTGTCTATATCCCTTTCAATAAACCTTTCCTCAAACTTCCTCTCTATTTCTCTCTTTTGTAAAAGTAATATATCTTTAATTTTTTCCATCTTAATGCACAAATTTTACTATTTTTGTGTATTATATTTTAATATATAACAAAAATCTGTCAAATTTGATAACTTGAAATGGCTGACCTTGTTTTCGTTTTTAAATTATATAAAAATCCATGTCTTTTGTAATCTCTCCTATGCCAATTATCTCTACTTTTTTTAAACAACCTTCACATATTATATAAAATCTTATGCTATCATTCTCTTTATCTATTATCTCACCTGTCTTTTCTTTTATCTTTTTTAATTGCTCATCATCTATAATACATTCAAAAACACTATACTGAACGCGTGTGCCATAATTTTCAAGTATCTGACTTACCTTAAATCTTTTTTTATCATCCTGAATATCATAACTTATTACCACAAACATTTTATTTCAACTCAAAAGGTAAATATTCACAGTTTTCCAGTATTGTTTTCTCAAATTTCCTTATCTGGTGTTGAATAAGTTTTCTGTAATTCATTGTCTGGTCTTCATAATTTATTTCAGTTAAAATTCTTCTCTCATACTGTTTTAAATATTCTTTTATAGATGCCTCATTTAAATAAATTTTTCCTTCCTCTTCTTCACGAAAACCATCTCCCTTTATTATCTCTTTGTTAATTATTTCAAGTACCAATCTATCAATAATTACCTGTCTGAATTCTTCCATTAAATCAAGAGCAAGTGCAGGTCTTCCATACTCTACTGAATGCATAAATCCAAGATAAGGGTCAAAACCTATTGCCTGTAAAATTGAAAATACCTCACTTGTTAAAATAGAATAACCAAAACTTAAAAGTGAATTTACAGGGTCTTTTGGATTTCTCGGTACTCTTTTTTCAAATTCAAAGTTTTTAAGTATCATCTTTCCAAAACAATCAAAATAAATTGCAGAACATCTACCTTCAAGTCCAACTATAGATGAAACAGAATTTTTTCTTTTAAGTTCTTCAAGGTTTTCTTCAATTTCTTTTATTTCACCTGAAAAATCAATTTCTGGATGATTTCTCTGGTATTTCTGTAGAAAATTTTTTATGTTGTTAATTTTGCCTTCTACAAACTTTTTTGAGATTTCAACTCTAAATTCATCTGAATTATATTTTTCAAACTGTTTTATTCTTAAAAGAACATTTTTTGATTCAACCGGCTGAAGTTTTCCTATAAATTTACCATAGATTGTAAAAAAGGAAGTGTCAATGCCTGATGTAAGTAAAAATTTTAATGCCTGAGTTGTGATTTGTATATTCCCAAAAATAAAAACTTTATCAACTTTAAATTCAGGAATTTCAAATATAACACTGTCTTCTTTTTCAATTACAAATCTTTTATCTTCTTTCTTTAATTTTGCACCCTGTTCTGTAATATATAATGTCGCCAATTTCAGAAGTTATTAGGCAATTGGAAATACTCAATTTTTATTTTAATTTGGTTGCAACAATCATTTATAAAGTCCTTTATAAATTTTAAAATTTTCTTCCAATCATCTTTATTTACAGGTCTATCTCCATGTGCAAGTTTTGAAGTGTTTCTGATATTCAAAATATTTTTAAATTTTTTTTCTTTTTCTCTATAAATTTTTCCAATTTCGTCTCCAAGTTCATCTAACAATTCATATGAATCAACAAGCCCAATTTTTATTTTCCCTTCTTTATCTTTTTTAATTTCCCATTTTTCTTTATTTTTAACTTTTTCTATATCAACACTTGATGTCTCAATACCATATTTATTTTTTAATCTTTTTTGTGCAAAAAGTTCTAATGCTCTATATAATCTTGCTGTAGCATTGTCATAAAAAGAATTATGTGCCTGTCTTTCAGCATTTGCCACTAAATCAAAAACAGATTCGTATCCAGTTATTTTTTCACAAATCTTTAATAAATAATTTAAATGATCTTTAAATCTGCCACCATAGTTTTTAAGTATTGAAAGAGATTTGTCGTATTCAAAAATGTCCCAATAATAAAAACAGGTGCATAATTCACATTTCTCTATAATTTTTTTCTGTGTTTCTCTATCAAAAGTTGAGTACGTTAAAATATTTTCAAGTATTACTTTTGCAGGATAATATAAATATCGGGATATAAATTCATTAACAATTTGAAGAAGGAAATCAACCCTTGCAGAATTTACATTTTCAAGGACAGGGAAACTCAACTCCTTAATTTTTATAATATCTTCTCTTTTTC containing:
- a CDS encoding ATP-binding protein; the encoded protein is MEKIKDILLLQKREIERKFEERFIERDIDKRKFENDLIKVIIGPRRAGKSFFGIHFLKEKGDFGYINFEDERIINIKNYDDLINALKIVYRKPKILFFDEIQNIGNWEIFVNRLQREGFNIILTGSNSKLLGRDLSTHLTGRHISVFVFPFSFQEFLRIEGKELTTSEIKSKLIQYINFGGFPEPHIKKIDFKDYLSMLFNSLIYKDIVKRYRIRKPDVIENLAIYLISNTGKEFSYNTLSKITGARSVHTIERYIDYLEEGFLIFRVNKFSFKLKQMITSNKKIYCIDNGFIYTCSLKATEDTGFLYENAVAVELKRYEMEGKIKLYYWKNEKGEEIDFVVRKGTDTISLIQVAYEISDIKTKKREIRALLKGKEELRCENLIILNNEYKAEEEIKWFGIKGRVKFIPFWEWFIERNKF
- the cas2 gene encoding CRISPR-associated endonuclease Cas2, with the protein product MFVVISYDIQDDKKRFKVSQILENYGTRVQYSVFECIIDDEQLKKIKEKTGEIIDKENDSIRFYIICEGCLKKVEIIGIGEITKDMDFYII
- the cas1 gene encoding CRISPR-associated endonuclease Cas1, yielding MATLYITEQGAKLKKEDKRFVIEKEDSVIFEIPEFKVDKVFIFGNIQITTQALKFLLTSGIDTSFFTIYGKFIGKLQPVESKNVLLRIKQFEKYNSDEFRVEISKKFVEGKINNIKNFLQKYQRNHPEIDFSGEIKEIEENLEELKRKNSVSSIVGLEGRCSAIYFDCFGKMILKNFEFEKRVPRNPKDPVNSLLSFGYSILTSEVFSILQAIGFDPYLGFMHSVEYGRPALALDLMEEFRQVIIDRLVLEIINKEIIKGDGFREEEEGKIYLNEASIKEYLKQYERRILTEINYEDQTMNYRKLIQHQIRKFEKTILENCEYLPFELK
- a CDS encoding TIGR02710 family CRISPR-associated CARF protein; amino-acid sequence: MSRRILIITVGGSDEPVVSAIKGYNPDFIYFICSGGKPEVASSITIDGKDKNGRVINEKPCLRKKEIKCKKCGEIIEKGEKYPPIIEQAEYSESYEKVVLNDPDDFNEVYEKTKQTIEKALKEGDEIICDFTGGTKTMSSVLAILTAFEFKTKPSIVKGKREDIIKIKELSFPVLENVNSARVDFLLQIVNEFISRYLYYPAKVILENILTYSTFDRETQKKIIEKCELCTCFYYWDIFEYDKSLSILKNYGGRFKDHLNYLLKICEKITGYESVFDLVANAERQAHNSFYDNATARLYRALELFAQKRLKNKYGIETSSVDIEKVKNKEKWEIKKDKEGKIKIGLVDSYELLDELGDEIGKIYREKEKKFKNILNIRNTSKLAHGDRPVNKDDWKKILKFIKDFINDCCNQIKIKIEYFQLPNNF